In Carassius auratus strain Wakin chromosome 39, ASM336829v1, whole genome shotgun sequence, a genomic segment contains:
- the LOC113057990 gene encoding protein phosphatase Slingshot homolog 3-like — MALLTLHRTQSICTTPDEPIPRRGRLQKRESFALVKGAVLLVGEGEREGLQEETVPSLLGPRQGGRASDTQHRHLHAMISLLRPEDTVKLAVRLESVSPVRVRYLLIVGTLIKKQESLLLGIDFPGSNSNDCTIGLVLPIWSDTQVYLDGDGGFSVTSAEVTRIFKPVSIQTLWSVLQALHGCCERAVRGAVIPGCGLEWAQHYRENVESDQHCLNEWAAMTGLESVRKDTVGRLASNRESVEREIKTQLRDIMRTEDLENITSKQVRTALESKLGTDMKDYKEYIDNEMMVTMAQMDKPSRILDYLYLGSEWNAANFEELQKNNVGYILNVTKEIDNFFPESFTYMNIRVYDVEATDLLSHWPNTYTFISDARKRGQAILVHCKMGVSRSASTVMAYLMKQQGWTLEQALHHVRERRPIVQPNEGFLKQLHTYSGILNASKQRHSDLWRKKSKPDIRQPSVHDEAAAGSEHEQKEEEEEDLVSLEEESSNEEEERDTFDEQLDESVPDAYGADTATSNPLITVQESDKVSTSPCRSGRMDLFSLMQSIQLDDDDRGIDEINAGLSPAQHRRSHGKRSLTHQRAHVDVSPEPSSRQAQNSSQDEAGL, encoded by the exons ATGGCTTTGCTGACCTTGCACAGAACGCAGTCTATTTGCACAACACCG gaTGAGCCTATTCCAAGAAGAGGTAGACTTCAGAAAAG AGAAAGTTTTGCCCTGGTTAAGGGGGCAGTGCTCCTGGTGGGAgaaggagagagggagggatTGCAAGAAGAAACCGTACCCTCTCTGCTAGGTCCTAGACAAGGAGGCCGAGCCTCTGACACTCAACACAGACATTTGCATGCAATGATTTCGTTACTACGACCGGAGGACACAGTCAAACTG GCTGTGCGTTTGGAGTCAGTGAGCCCAGTCAGAGTGAGGTATTTGCTTATCGTTGGCACACTTATCAAAAAACAGGAGAGTCTACTACTTGGCATAGACTTCCCAGGCTCAAACAG tAATGATTGCACTATTGGACTTGTCTTGCCAATATGGAGTGACACACAGGTTTACCTAGATGGAGATGG AGGTTTCAGTGTGACATCTGCAGAAGTGACACGAATCTTTAAGCCTGTGTCCATTCAGACGTTGTG GTCTGTGTTGCAGGCGCTGCATGGCTGCTGTGAACGGGCCGTACGTGGGGCTGTCATACCTGGCTGTGGACTGGAGTGGGCACAACATTACAGAGAGAATGTGGAATCTGACCAGCACTGCCTTAATGAATGGGCTGCCATGACTGGCCTGGAGTCAGTCAGGAAGGACACTGTAGGGCGATTGGCATCAAATCGGGAGTCAGTAGAGAGGGAGATCAAAACCCAGCTACGAGATATCATGAGGACTGAGGACTTGGAAAACATTACCTCTAAGCAG gtGCGAACAGCCCTGGAGTCCAAATTAGGCACCGACATGAAAGACTACAAGGAGTATATTGACAATGAGATGATGGTCACGATGGCACAGATGGACAAACCTTCCAGAATCTTGGACTACCTTTACTTG GGTTCCGAATGGAATGCTGCCAACTTTGAAGAACTACAGAAGAACAA tgtgggctaCATCCTCAACGTTACCAAGGAGATTGACAACTTTTTCCCAGAATCCTTCACCTATATGAATATCAGAGTTTACGATGTGGAGGCAACCGACCTACTCTCACACTGGCCCAACACATACACGTTCATCAGTGACGCGAG GAAGCGTGGACAGGCCATACTGGTCCATTGTAAGATGGGCGTCTCTCGCTCTGCCTCCACAGTAATGGCTTACCTGATGAAGCAGCAGGGCTGGACATTAGAGCAGGCCCTCCACCACGTGAGAGAAAGACGGCCTATAGTGCAGCCCAATGAAGGTTTCCTCAAACAGCTGCATACATACAGCGGCATCCTCAATGCCAG TAAACAGCGCCACAGTGACCTCTGGAGGAAGAAGTCCAAGCCAGACATCCGTCAGCCATCTGTCCACGATGAAGCAGCTGCAGGGAGTGAACATGAACagaaagaggaagaagaggaggactTAGTAAGCCTAGAAGAGGAAAGCAGTAACGAGGAGGAGGAAAGAGAT ACCTTTGATGAGCAGTTGGATGAGAGTGTTCCTGACGCGTATGGGGCAGATACAGCTACATCCAACCCACTTATTACAGTACAAGAAAGTGATAAG GTGTCGACTAGCCCCTGCAGAAGTGGCAGGATGGATTTGTTCTCTCTAATGCAGTCTATTCAGCTTGACGATGATGACCGAGGGATCGATGAA ATCAATGCAGGTCTGTCTCCTGCGCAACATAGACGGAGTCACGGAAAAAGAAGCTTGACTCATCAGAGAGCGCATGTTGATGTTTCTCCTGAGCCAAGCAGCAGACAGGCACAGAACAGCAGCCAGGATGAAGCTGGTCTCTGA
- the LOC113057991 gene encoding 39S ribosomal protein L18, mitochondrial-like, with protein MALFSDVCRGVRTLLGQCQRSAATAAWIHCQSSWKYSQTAPEPEPVIRDNEAIDKTFVNRNPRNLEQMALAVKDRGWATVWPSRQYYHRLVFRRTQHHITAEVFSGDSVDPVLSCSTKEWALKRELGSTRSVAACRAVGEVLAQRCRDAGITRIVYREVPWKFRSGSNQTFWTALKEGGIMLSEQRQKFI; from the exons ATGGCTTTGTTCAGTGATGTTTGCCGCGGTGTTCGCACGCTGTTGGGTCAATGTCAGCGATCTGCGGCCACAGCTGCGTGGATTCACTGTCAATCAT CTTGGAAATATAGTCAGACAGCACCTGAGCCGGAACCAGTGATTAGAGATAATGAAGCCATCGATAAAACATTTGTTAACCGAAACCCAAGAAACCTGGAACAGATGGCCCTGGCAGTGAAGGACCGAGGCTGGGCTACAGTGTGGCCCTCCAGACAATATTATCACAG GTTGGTGTTCAGACGCACACAGCATCACATCACAGCTGAGGTGTTCTCCGGTGACTCTGTAGATCCTGTGCTGTCCTGCTCCACGAAGGAGTGGGCATTGAAGCGTGAGCTGGGCTCCACGCGGTCTGTAGCAGCTTGTCGTGCCGTAGGTGAGGTGCTTGCTCAGCGGTGTCGGGACGCAGGGATCACAAGGATTGTTTATCGAGAGGTTCCGTGGAAGTTTCGCTCGGGGTCG AATCAGACATTCTGGACAGCACTGAAAGAGGGCGGCATCATGCTTAGTGAACAAAGACAAAAATTCATTTAA